A genomic region of Zalophus californianus isolate mZalCal1 chromosome 11, mZalCal1.pri.v2, whole genome shotgun sequence contains the following coding sequences:
- the NEU3 gene encoding sialidase-3 isoform X1, whose product MEERGSRAEVMEEVTSCSFNSPLFQQEDKRGVTYRIPALLYIPRTHTFLAFAEKRSTSRDEDALHLVLRRGLRTGHSVQWGPLKPLLEATLPGHRTMNPCPVWEQKSGCVYLFFICVRGHVTERQQVMSGRNAARLCFICSRDAGCSWSEVRDLTEEVIGAEVKRWATFAVGPGHGIQLQSGRLVIPAYAYYIPYWFFCFRLPCKAKPHSLMIYSDDLGATWHHGGLIKPMATVECEVAEVTGRAGDPVLYCSARTPNRSRAEAFSINHGECFQRPALSPQLCEPPHGCQGSVVSFRPMEILQVYQDPNGKDAPTVQQSPLLDSAMRLEQEAGMLSESWLLYSHPTSKKRRVNLGIYLNQTPLGAACWSRPWILHCGPCGYSDLAALEKEGLFGCLFECGTKRECEQIAFRLFTDREILSHMNEDCSSPGKSSEPTEN is encoded by the exons ATGGAGGAGCGGGGGTCCCGCGCAG AGGTCATGGAAGAAGTGACATCGTGCTCCTTCAACAGCCCTCTGTTCCAGCAGGAAGACAAGAGAGGGGTCACCTACCGGATCCCAGCCCTGCTCTACATCCCCCGCACCCACACCTTCCTGGCCTTTGCAGAGAAGCGCTCCACGAGCAGGGATGAGGATGCTCTCCACCTGGTGCTGAGGCGAGGGTTGAGGACTGGGCACTCGGTACAG TGGGGACCCCTGAAGCCATTGCTGGAAGCCACATTACCTGGGCATCGGACCATGAACCCCTGTCCTGTGTGGGAGCAGAAGAGTGGCTGCGTATACCTATTCTTCATCTGTGTGCGGGGCCATGTCACCGAGCGTCAACAGGTCATGTCAGGCAGGAACGCGGCCCGCCTCTGCTTCATCTGCAGTCGGGACGCTGGCTGCTCATGGAGCGAGGTGAGGGACCTGACTGAAGAGGTTATTGGTGCAGAGGTGAAGCGTTGGGCCACATTTGCTGTGGGCCCGGGTCATGGCATCCAGCTGCAGTCGGGGAGGCTGGTCATCCCTGCATATGCCTACTACATCCCCTACTGGTTCTTTTGCTTCCGGCTACCATGTAAAGCCAAGCCTCATTCCCTGATGATCTACAGTGATGACCTAGGGGCCACATGGCACCATGGCGGGCTCATTAAGCCCATGGCAACAGTGGAGTGTGAAGTGGCAGAAGTGACCGGGAGGGCTGGCGACCCTGTGCTGTATTGCAGCGCCCGGACACCAAACAGGTCCCGGGCTGAGGCTTTCAGCATTAACCATGGTGAATGCTTTCAGAGGCCAGCCCTGAGCCCTCAGCTCTGTGAGCCCCCGCATGGCTGCCAAGGCAGCGTGGTGAGTTTCCGGCCCATGGAGATCCTTCAAGTGTACCAGGACCCTAATGGCAAAGATGCTCCTACCGTTCAGCAGAGCCCTCTGCTGGACAGCGCAATGAGGCTAGAGCAGGAAGCTGGAATGCTGTCTGAATCTTGGCTCTTGTACTCACACCCAACCAGTAAGAAGCGGAGGGTCAACTTAGGCATCTACCTCAACCAGACCCCCTTGGGTGCTGCCTGCTGGTCCCGCCCCTGGATCTTGCACTGCGGGCCCTGTGGCTACTCTGATTTGGCTGCTTTGGAAAAGGAGGGCTTGTTTGGGTGTTTGTTTGAGTGTGGGACCAAGCGAGAGTGTGAGCAGATTGCCTTCCGCCTGTTTACAGACCGAGAGATCCTGAGCCACATGAATGAGGACTGCAGCAGCCCTGGTAAGAGCTCTGAGCcaactgaaaactaa
- the NEU3 gene encoding sialidase-3 isoform X2 has translation MEERGSRAEVMEEVTSCSFNSPLFQQEDKRGVTYRIPALLYIPRTHTFLAFAEKRSTSRDEDALHLVLRRGLRTGHSWGPLKPLLEATLPGHRTMNPCPVWEQKSGCVYLFFICVRGHVTERQQVMSGRNAARLCFICSRDAGCSWSEVRDLTEEVIGAEVKRWATFAVGPGHGIQLQSGRLVIPAYAYYIPYWFFCFRLPCKAKPHSLMIYSDDLGATWHHGGLIKPMATVECEVAEVTGRAGDPVLYCSARTPNRSRAEAFSINHGECFQRPALSPQLCEPPHGCQGSVVSFRPMEILQVYQDPNGKDAPTVQQSPLLDSAMRLEQEAGMLSESWLLYSHPTSKKRRVNLGIYLNQTPLGAACWSRPWILHCGPCGYSDLAALEKEGLFGCLFECGTKRECEQIAFRLFTDREILSHMNEDCSSPGKSSEPTEN, from the exons ATGGAGGAGCGGGGGTCCCGCGCAG AGGTCATGGAAGAAGTGACATCGTGCTCCTTCAACAGCCCTCTGTTCCAGCAGGAAGACAAGAGAGGGGTCACCTACCGGATCCCAGCCCTGCTCTACATCCCCCGCACCCACACCTTCCTGGCCTTTGCAGAGAAGCGCTCCACGAGCAGGGATGAGGATGCTCTCCACCTGGTGCTGAGGCGAGGGTTGAGGACTGGGCACTCG TGGGGACCCCTGAAGCCATTGCTGGAAGCCACATTACCTGGGCATCGGACCATGAACCCCTGTCCTGTGTGGGAGCAGAAGAGTGGCTGCGTATACCTATTCTTCATCTGTGTGCGGGGCCATGTCACCGAGCGTCAACAGGTCATGTCAGGCAGGAACGCGGCCCGCCTCTGCTTCATCTGCAGTCGGGACGCTGGCTGCTCATGGAGCGAGGTGAGGGACCTGACTGAAGAGGTTATTGGTGCAGAGGTGAAGCGTTGGGCCACATTTGCTGTGGGCCCGGGTCATGGCATCCAGCTGCAGTCGGGGAGGCTGGTCATCCCTGCATATGCCTACTACATCCCCTACTGGTTCTTTTGCTTCCGGCTACCATGTAAAGCCAAGCCTCATTCCCTGATGATCTACAGTGATGACCTAGGGGCCACATGGCACCATGGCGGGCTCATTAAGCCCATGGCAACAGTGGAGTGTGAAGTGGCAGAAGTGACCGGGAGGGCTGGCGACCCTGTGCTGTATTGCAGCGCCCGGACACCAAACAGGTCCCGGGCTGAGGCTTTCAGCATTAACCATGGTGAATGCTTTCAGAGGCCAGCCCTGAGCCCTCAGCTCTGTGAGCCCCCGCATGGCTGCCAAGGCAGCGTGGTGAGTTTCCGGCCCATGGAGATCCTTCAAGTGTACCAGGACCCTAATGGCAAAGATGCTCCTACCGTTCAGCAGAGCCCTCTGCTGGACAGCGCAATGAGGCTAGAGCAGGAAGCTGGAATGCTGTCTGAATCTTGGCTCTTGTACTCACACCCAACCAGTAAGAAGCGGAGGGTCAACTTAGGCATCTACCTCAACCAGACCCCCTTGGGTGCTGCCTGCTGGTCCCGCCCCTGGATCTTGCACTGCGGGCCCTGTGGCTACTCTGATTTGGCTGCTTTGGAAAAGGAGGGCTTGTTTGGGTGTTTGTTTGAGTGTGGGACCAAGCGAGAGTGTGAGCAGATTGCCTTCCGCCTGTTTACAGACCGAGAGATCCTGAGCCACATGAATGAGGACTGCAGCAGCCCTGGTAAGAGCTCTGAGCcaactgaaaactaa